One region of Chitinophaga varians genomic DNA includes:
- a CDS encoding sensor histidine kinase has protein sequence MKIRNRLTLLFTGMIAALLLLFAWVVYVSYSHDREDEYYKTLQQQAVTKANLLLDAKVSPEVLQLIYKNTAGSRSQEEVAVYDTAFNLLYHDAVNIDKVKETRQMIEEIIRDREITFHAGRLQVVGFLYPHNGTDYIVTAAAEDEYGLRQLQHLFRTLAITFLVAVVFVFLAAQFFSRQALKPVSDMVDKVEEITATNLDLRLAGAAGKDEIAELAQTFNRMLDRLEQSFDAQKQFVSNISHELRTPLTAMMAELEITASRDRPAEEYRQSMRHAIADAQRLVKLSNSLLDLAKASYDPSEINFREIRLDEVLMDARSAILQAHPEYKINVVFEEADDDDMVSVNGNEYLLKVAFINLLENGCKFSIPPETTVTVTWFKAHTILRFADTGIGMSKEDLPHIFTPFYRGDNRPYAEGNGIGLSLALKIVRLHKGNISVVSKTGHGTTFTVELPHI, from the coding sequence ATGAAGATCCGTAACAGGCTCACCTTATTGTTCACCGGTATGATAGCCGCCCTGTTGCTGCTGTTTGCCTGGGTGGTATATGTTTCGTACTCCCATGACCGGGAAGACGAGTACTACAAAACCCTGCAACAGCAAGCCGTTACGAAAGCCAACCTCCTGCTGGACGCAAAAGTCAGCCCTGAAGTATTGCAGCTGATCTATAAAAACACCGCCGGTTCCCGTTCCCAGGAGGAAGTGGCTGTCTATGACACCGCTTTTAACCTCCTGTACCACGACGCGGTGAATATTGATAAAGTAAAAGAAACCCGGCAGATGATCGAAGAGATCATCAGGGACCGGGAGATCACTTTTCATGCAGGACGCTTACAGGTAGTGGGTTTCCTGTACCCTCATAACGGTACCGACTATATTGTGACCGCCGCGGCGGAGGATGAATACGGCCTTCGCCAACTTCAGCATCTCTTCCGCACACTGGCCATCACCTTTCTGGTAGCAGTGGTGTTTGTGTTCCTGGCAGCGCAGTTTTTTTCGCGGCAGGCCCTGAAACCCGTATCTGATATGGTGGACAAGGTGGAAGAGATTACCGCCACCAACCTGGACCTGCGCCTCGCCGGCGCCGCAGGCAAAGATGAGATAGCCGAGCTGGCACAGACGTTCAACCGCATGCTGGACCGGCTGGAGCAGTCTTTCGACGCACAGAAACAATTCGTTTCCAATATCTCCCATGAACTGCGTACGCCGCTGACCGCCATGATGGCCGAACTGGAGATCACCGCCTCCCGCGACAGGCCCGCAGAAGAATACCGGCAGTCTATGCGCCACGCTATCGCTGACGCGCAACGGCTGGTAAAACTCTCCAACAGCCTGCTCGACCTGGCCAAAGCCAGCTACGACCCTTCAGAGATCAATTTCCGGGAAATAAGGCTGGATGAAGTACTGATGGACGCGCGCAGCGCCATCCTACAGGCACATCCCGAATATAAAATCAATGTGGTCTTCGAAGAAGCCGATGACGATGATATGGTGTCCGTCAATGGCAACGAATATCTTCTGAAAGTAGCGTTTATCAACCTGCTGGAAAATGGTTGCAAGTTCTCCATCCCGCCGGAGACCACCGTTACGGTCACCTGGTTCAAAGCCCATACCATCCTGCGTTTTGCAGATACAGGAATTGGTATGTCGAAGGAAGACCTGCCCCATATATTTACCCCTTTTTACCGGGGAGATAACCGCCCTTATGCTGAAGGTAATGGCATCGGGCTGTCCCTTGCCCTGAAAATTGTGCGCCTGCACAAGGGGAATATCAGCGTAGTGTCCAAAACCGGCCATGGCACTACTTTTACTGTGGAGCTGCCGCATATTTGA
- the bla gene encoding class A beta-lactamase translates to MFMRPLFRLAIMLICPLLSIAQTKNNLPQQFAVIAEAAKGKVGVSVQVLETGQRMGYNSIRQFPMQSVYKFPIAMAVLQQVDQGKLQLQQPVKVLPSDYIPRPGHSPLRDEHPAGNVDVTVAELLRYNVAESDGSACDVLLRLIGGTKAADRYVHSLGIKDMSIALTEKVQVPNEPMQYQNWCTPDAMNALFKKFYTGHVLSDSSFHFLLDLLVNSGPGARRLKAQLPAGTVVAHKTGTSGTENGLTRATNDAGIITLPNGQHMVISVFIRDSYADQQTREKTIADIAKAAWDHFVP, encoded by the coding sequence ATGTTCATGCGCCCACTTTTCCGTCTGGCTATCATGCTGATATGCCCTCTTCTGTCTATCGCTCAAACAAAAAACAACCTTCCCCAGCAATTTGCAGTCATCGCCGAAGCGGCCAAAGGTAAAGTAGGTGTCTCAGTCCAGGTACTGGAAACCGGCCAGCGGATGGGGTACAACAGCATCCGGCAGTTCCCGATGCAAAGTGTTTACAAGTTCCCCATTGCCATGGCGGTATTGCAGCAGGTGGACCAGGGCAAGCTGCAGTTGCAACAGCCTGTTAAAGTATTGCCGTCTGACTATATTCCCAGGCCCGGCCACAGCCCGCTGCGCGACGAGCATCCTGCCGGCAACGTGGACGTAACGGTAGCGGAACTGCTGCGTTACAACGTGGCGGAAAGTGACGGCTCGGCCTGTGATGTGCTGTTGCGCCTCATCGGCGGCACTAAGGCGGCAGACCGGTATGTGCATAGCCTTGGTATTAAAGATATGTCCATCGCATTGACAGAAAAAGTACAGGTGCCCAATGAACCTATGCAGTACCAGAACTGGTGTACGCCAGACGCGATGAATGCCCTGTTTAAAAAATTCTATACAGGCCATGTATTGTCCGACAGCAGCTTTCATTTCCTGCTCGACCTGCTGGTGAATTCCGGCCCGGGCGCAAGACGGCTGAAAGCACAGCTGCCGGCAGGTACCGTGGTGGCACACAAGACCGGCACCTCCGGCACGGAGAACGGGCTTACCCGTGCAACCAACGACGCAGGCATCATCACACTGCCTAACGGTCAGCATATGGTGATCTCCGTGTTCATCAGGGACTCCTACGCCGATCAGCAAACCCGGGAGAAGACCATCGCCGATATCGCGAAAGCGGCGTGGGACCATTTTGTACCTTAA
- a CDS encoding efflux RND transporter periplasmic adaptor subunit, whose amino-acid sequence MKRFTAACGAVLMAASCHHPEKEKETVTWENRGDTVVVPAAAPLSAKLHLLTVTEKPYQLQLLTAGIVKAIPNNYAEIAAPFAGRVVKAYVRLGEKVNAGAPLFAISSPDFYAAQKAWFQANQLCQQSVLAQRRQQDLHQHGVGAARDLEEANTNLAVQRQELENAAAALKVFNVNPQQQVLGEPLIVRAPIAGEVISNKLVTGQFLKAEDGPVAVVAQLAQVWIAGQVKEKDLRFMHEGDAVQMQVAALPDTTFTGTVFHVGRTIDENTRAADVLMLCNNPAHQLKPGMYASVSFKDAPEKVLTVPARAVLQDNDYSYVLAEVLPGTYVRRKVITGETTGQQVVVRSGLQAGDKIIGEGAYYLSAVK is encoded by the coding sequence ATGAAAAGGTTTACTGCAGCTTGCGGCGCGGTATTGATGGCTGCGTCCTGTCATCATCCGGAAAAAGAAAAAGAAACGGTAACATGGGAGAACAGGGGAGATACGGTGGTGGTGCCTGCCGCCGCGCCTTTATCGGCCAAACTGCACTTGTTGACAGTGACGGAAAAGCCTTATCAGCTGCAGCTGTTGACGGCAGGCATCGTAAAAGCCATCCCTAACAACTATGCGGAAATAGCGGCGCCGTTTGCCGGCAGGGTGGTGAAAGCGTATGTGCGTTTGGGTGAGAAAGTGAATGCGGGTGCGCCTTTGTTTGCCATTTCTTCCCCTGATTTTTATGCGGCACAGAAAGCCTGGTTCCAGGCAAACCAGTTATGCCAGCAGTCGGTGCTGGCGCAACGGCGGCAGCAGGACCTGCACCAGCACGGCGTAGGCGCTGCCCGCGACCTGGAGGAGGCCAATACCAACCTGGCAGTGCAACGGCAGGAGCTGGAGAATGCGGCCGCCGCACTGAAGGTGTTTAATGTCAACCCCCAACAGCAGGTACTCGGTGAACCGCTGATTGTCAGGGCTCCTATCGCAGGAGAGGTGATCAGTAATAAACTGGTCACCGGCCAGTTCCTGAAGGCGGAAGACGGCCCGGTAGCCGTGGTGGCCCAACTGGCGCAGGTATGGATAGCCGGGCAGGTAAAGGAAAAAGACCTGCGGTTTATGCATGAAGGCGATGCGGTACAAATGCAGGTGGCAGCTTTACCGGATACCACTTTCACAGGAACAGTCTTTCATGTGGGGCGTACCATCGATGAAAATACCCGCGCGGCAGATGTACTGATGTTGTGCAATAACCCTGCACATCAGCTGAAACCGGGCATGTATGCCAGTGTCAGTTTTAAAGATGCGCCGGAGAAAGTGTTGACTGTTCCTGCCAGGGCGGTGTTGCAGGACAACGACTACAGTTATGTATTGGCGGAGGTACTACCGGGAACGTACGTACGCCGCAAAGTCATCACGGGCGAAACAACCGGTCAGCAGGTGGTGGTCCGCAGCGGCCTGCAGGCCGGTGATAAAATTATAGGCGAGGGCGCCTACTATCTCTCAGCAGTAAAATAA
- a CDS encoding response regulator transcription factor gives MKILVIEDEERVGALIRRGLEEQGYTVTLAWDGEAGLKLALGGGFDLVITDIVLPRINGLELSRAIRAALPSIPILMLTALGTTDDKVEGFDAGADDYLVKPFDLRELLVRIRALLKRTPGPVAPQSTVLKYADLEMDLQTKNVTRNGQEISLTPKEFRLLEFMLQNRERVLSRAEIAEKVWETHFDTGTNFIDVYINYLRKKVDKAFDVKLIHTKPGMGFIFKAG, from the coding sequence ATGAAGATATTAGTCATAGAAGATGAAGAACGCGTAGGAGCACTTATCCGGCGCGGTCTGGAAGAACAAGGCTATACCGTTACACTGGCATGGGACGGGGAGGCAGGACTGAAGCTGGCGCTGGGCGGCGGTTTTGACCTGGTCATCACCGATATCGTGTTGCCCCGTATCAACGGATTAGAACTAAGCCGCGCCATACGGGCGGCTCTGCCCTCCATTCCCATCCTCATGCTCACCGCCTTGGGCACCACTGACGATAAGGTGGAAGGCTTCGATGCCGGCGCTGACGACTACCTCGTGAAACCCTTCGACCTGCGGGAGCTGCTGGTACGTATCCGCGCACTGCTCAAACGCACCCCCGGCCCTGTTGCACCGCAATCCACCGTGCTGAAATATGCAGACCTGGAAATGGACCTGCAAACGAAAAACGTTACCCGCAACGGCCAGGAGATCAGCCTCACGCCCAAAGAATTCCGGCTCCTGGAATTTATGTTGCAAAACAGGGAAAGAGTGCTCTCCCGCGCAGAAATAGCAGAGAAAGTGTGGGAGACACATTTCGATACCGGCACCAATTTCATCGATGTATATATCAACTACCTCCGCAAAAAGGTAGACAAAGCGTTCGACGTAAAACTGATCCATACCAAACCCGGTATGGGATTCATTTTTAAAGCAGGCTGA